In Sphaeramia orbicularis chromosome 10, fSphaOr1.1, whole genome shotgun sequence, the following proteins share a genomic window:
- the LOC115427327 gene encoding uncharacterized protein LOC115427327 isoform X2: MASTLVSKLCHRPVITKLVCLRSGCGSQGAPGTRHLSTEPPPEKISRYPVPYKKDLPYDIVAFMEEVESKGGFLPNVFKVLSHRPAEFRAFFSYYGELMNKETGGLTKADRELIVVATSIHNKCLYCVVSHSALHRIYSKKPTLSDQVIVNYENAELSPRERAMLDFAMAVCRCDTITEKHFQSLEEVGFDREDAWDIAAIAAFFAMSNRLAHLTDMRPNTEFYNMGRVPRDKSKDKADGENK, translated from the exons ATGGCGAGCACCCTGGTCTCCAAGTTGTGTCACCGTCCTGTGATTACAAAGCTT GTGTGTCTCAGGTCCGGCTGCGGGTCTCAGGGGGCACCAGGGACCAGACATCTCTCCACCGAACCCCCTCCGGAGAAAATCAGCCGATACCCAGTACCTTACAAAAAAGACCTGCCTTATGACATAGTGGCGTTTATGGAAGAGGTGGAGTCAAAG GGAGGCTTTTTGCCAAATGTCTTCAAAGTCCTTTCTCACAGACCAGCAGAGTTTAGAGCCTTCTTCTCTTACTATGGAGAACTCATGAACAAAGAGACAg GCGGACTTACCAAGGCTGACCGTGAGCTAATTGTTGTGGCAACCAGTATCCACAATAAGTGTCTCTACTGTGTGGTATCCCATAGTGCATTGCACCGCATCTACTCAAAGAAGCCCACTCTTTCGGACCAG GTGATTGTTAACTATGAGAATGCAGAGCTCTCACCTCGGGAGCGTGCCATGCTAGATTTTGCCATGGCTGTGTGTCGCTGCGACACGATCACAGAAAAGCACTTCCAGTCACTGGAGGAAGTGGGCTTTGACCGAGAGGATGCCTGGGACATCGCCGCCATTGCTGCTTTCTTTGCCATGTCCAACCGGCTCGCCCACCTCACAGACATGAGGCCAAACACAGAGTTTTATAACATGGGCCGTGTTCCACGGGACAAGAGCAAGGACAAGGCAGATGGAGAGAACAAATGA
- the LOC115427327 gene encoding uncharacterized protein LOC115427327 isoform X1, with protein sequence MASTLVSKLCHRPVITKLAQVCLRSGCGSQGAPGTRHLSTEPPPEKISRYPVPYKKDLPYDIVAFMEEVESKGGFLPNVFKVLSHRPAEFRAFFSYYGELMNKETGGLTKADRELIVVATSIHNKCLYCVVSHSALHRIYSKKPTLSDQVIVNYENAELSPRERAMLDFAMAVCRCDTITEKHFQSLEEVGFDREDAWDIAAIAAFFAMSNRLAHLTDMRPNTEFYNMGRVPRDKSKDKADGENK encoded by the exons ATGGCGAGCACCCTGGTCTCCAAGTTGTGTCACCGTCCTGTGATTACAAAGCTT GCACAGGTGTGTCTCAGGTCCGGCTGCGGGTCTCAGGGGGCACCAGGGACCAGACATCTCTCCACCGAACCCCCTCCGGAGAAAATCAGCCGATACCCAGTACCTTACAAAAAAGACCTGCCTTATGACATAGTGGCGTTTATGGAAGAGGTGGAGTCAAAG GGAGGCTTTTTGCCAAATGTCTTCAAAGTCCTTTCTCACAGACCAGCAGAGTTTAGAGCCTTCTTCTCTTACTATGGAGAACTCATGAACAAAGAGACAg GCGGACTTACCAAGGCTGACCGTGAGCTAATTGTTGTGGCAACCAGTATCCACAATAAGTGTCTCTACTGTGTGGTATCCCATAGTGCATTGCACCGCATCTACTCAAAGAAGCCCACTCTTTCGGACCAG GTGATTGTTAACTATGAGAATGCAGAGCTCTCACCTCGGGAGCGTGCCATGCTAGATTTTGCCATGGCTGTGTGTCGCTGCGACACGATCACAGAAAAGCACTTCCAGTCACTGGAGGAAGTGGGCTTTGACCGAGAGGATGCCTGGGACATCGCCGCCATTGCTGCTTTCTTTGCCATGTCCAACCGGCTCGCCCACCTCACAGACATGAGGCCAAACACAGAGTTTTATAACATGGGCCGTGTTCCACGGGACAAGAGCAAGGACAAGGCAGATGGAGAGAACAAATGA
- the polr2g gene encoding DNA-directed RNA polymerase II subunit RPB7, producing MFYHISLEHEILLHPRYFGPNLLNTVKQKLFTEVEGTCTGKYGFVIAVTTIDNIGAGVIQPGRGFVLYPVKYKAIVFRPFKGEVVDAVVTQVNKVGLFTEIGPMSCFISRHSIPSEMEFDPNSNPPCYKTVDEDIVIQQDDEIRLKIVGTRVDKNDIFAIGSLMDDYLGLVS from the exons ATGTTTTACCAT ATTTCTTTGGAGCATGAAATCTTACTACATCCGAGGTATTTTGGTCCTAATCTCCTCAACACCGTGAAGCAAAAGCTCTTCACAGAAGTGGAGGGCACATGTACCGGCAA GTATGGCTTTGTCATTGCTGTCACCACCATTGACAACATCGGAGCGGGTGTAATCCAGCCGGGCAGAGGCTTTGTCCTGTATCCAGTCAAGTACAAGGCCATTGTGTTCCGGCCGTTCAAGGGGGAGGTTGTGGACGCTGTGGTCACACAGGTTAACAAG GTTGGATTGTTCACAGAAATCGGTCCCATGTCTTGCTTCATCTCTCGTCAT tctaTACCTTCTGAAATGGAGTTTGACCCAAACTCAAATCCACCATGCTATAAGACAGTTGATGAG GACATCGTGATCCAGCAAGATGACGAGATCAGGCTAAAGATTGTGGGTACAAGAGTGGATAAGAATGACATT TTTGCCATCGGCTCTCTCATGGATGATTACCTTG GTCTTGTGAGCTGA